The following are from one region of the Bactrocera oleae isolate idBacOlea1 chromosome 6, idBacOlea1, whole genome shotgun sequence genome:
- the Larp4B gene encoding la-related protein Larp4B isoform X2: MEYLWAGGYVYMNGDAVKLQPPVANTIYAHVPVETAMLATTNLYGPTTQLAAPATTHIPLIATTGPQPPHPQALQVAAAPPPSQHQHQHQHTQLISHTHPHAHTHSHSAAVAAAAAAAAVAGPHTQQPPSAGASLQTVPTATHQTAHLQYAHQPQTVAQVATGGPAVTSIDSAEYAAAVMNGTIAQDGSTVCYAQQEELSGVAAGTNLIAVDVSMAGTPTSVGTHQTQQHSLGISNGPHQQHQSHQHLNNNTNSVDNSGIPLDQLKQMLSTQLEYYFSRENLANDTYLLTQMDSDQYVPIITVANFNLVKKLTKDIKLITEVLRESPNVQVDEDGLRVRPNHKRCIIILREISENTPVEEVKNIFNNENCPRVISCEFAGNNSWYITFESDEDAQKAFKYLREDVKMFKGKPIMARMKAKPFINRLPIAPVAPLKNGFRITSPPAAVYDPNAAATAVAYNTAPQRFVYTTNGAAMTQASVPYNAPVIFQSFQQQQFYPGIVATTPWPPAAAAAVAAAATTAHGQNFYELGNVFATNGLTPQAAVPTAYTTSAPQQSATPLPASSKGQSGGGRYNNHRNNTSSAGGGGRNKLRSNTAQQQQSQPLPGMITTLGNVVGSLVSVVPTIMDPHQQQQQSQQQQNQQPQHQMQQQQTTSSQVQQQQQVQQSQQQPQNNSRHYNSMKNSGGGINKSSMDKPYGGGSNMSSHIHYGTQTQASAGPSHHHASSQQQQQTNALTAGSHNTTQNHYQLPSATAAVAAAASTNLQHSSFTHATPTVSVQQQHHHHQQQQAHLHGQHVAELQDDGGVLGMGASGEMVQQQQHQQQSSHPHQQQQHSRSNLSSSTSSLATSSSLGVGVVGKEPPMHWTQPRHRRRRRDDDGSVMTYTPSTRLGGGAGVSGGQAYIGGSVSSHHQSQQQQQQQQQQQQQQQQQQQQLQTQQSSNAGNTLQLSSNVGNNNPMSAQSSGGGAGAHHGQRGEGVHHGGGSSYNSHRDEHRGGYKGNNYNPHYNSGGGMGHHSQHSGASHHHHHSGGGPSQQHHHHHSSSHHTGSTHHYHHHRHEVGGGGGGGNGGNGGLSGGGTNGAHGISDRSNDRSGGHGHHGQQQQQQHVPPPQPPQFDLEAAAFPPLPATSSSTASSSLASTGAASSNSNGSTNNNNVAVSSTKQSTNSTPHHQQQQQSLQQQQQQQPQQQQPSLQSFGGGGNDGSISGSVDVQMQKTSYLQQQPQIQQHNQCLSPSIAVQQSNSSSTTVTGVSASVSGGSGSIGGIGSSHQNHSSASAVANNSGWSNENRLADVVRSGASIGGNGKIKSRKDSAHNNKQQQQNYQQRNTGACTTISPTTTTSIAATEGAFPADEPNTPLAATTKPNIKSSTLHKQNSNANTNYTTTASSSNNTVIKCPTQSKQTNAYSLTGGNTSFDSNTVDHLKRNNRKFSGEKPINKTEDLSASAATQEAGCKQQQQHAANDNNGSNELHQQHNHRGSGSSGPNSTSGGIIKSANAVLSPTSATASTLSGSGVGGGVTSNSSASNNGQQAVTCSVATMTTNFADCSLSNHKKPPAVADLLAKKATPKDATKHKNASTSTNTASIENIAAAQTAIPIANATSTTNNNSSRLSYAQVAQHHKERAVADGGSKSSENSASGNASPVAVPNKSELSTSTLSINKYETPNSISGAAAGVVSAVIVAATATTTVAAMPSSSATAAAALQYVEKQSEKPLGFDKQRGATTVGQALTSAAAGTTVAGNNSGSGGGGNNTGAVINSGSNVVTLRAEISKDKDALRENRQSTGSNNSGSSGFSSSGAISNNAATQSTLTTSARNRINEGKEKNVRERHDTAESSSSGRKSGRN, from the exons ATGGAATATCTATGgg CTGgcggttatgtatatatgaatggaGATGCAGTCAAGTTACAACCACCTGTTGCAAACACAATATACGCTCATGTACCCGTTGAAACAGCGATGCTAGCCACGACTAATCTTTACGGGCCAACAACGCAATTGGCAGCACCAGCCACAACACATATTCCTTTAATAGCAACCACAGGACCGCAACCACCACATCCACAAGCTTTGCAAGTAGCTGCTGCACCCCCACCAAgtcaacaccaacaccaacatcaGCACACACAATTAATATCGCATACTCAtccacacgcacatacacattcaCATAGTGCAGctgtcgctgctgctgctgctgccgccgccGTAGCCGGTCCGCACACACAGCAACCTCCTAGTGCTGGCGCATCTCTACAAACGGTGCCCACTGCCACGCATCAGACCGCACATTTACAATACGCTCATCAACCACAAACCGTGGCACAGGTTGCTACTGGCGGACCAGCCGTAACATCAATTGATAGTGCAGAGTACGCAGCCGCCGTCATGAATGGCACAATTGCACAGGACGGCTCTACCGTCTGTTACGCGCAACAGGAGGAATTGTCCGGTGTAGCGGCTGGAACGAATTTAATAGCGGTCGATGTTTCGATGGCGGGAACTCCTACTTCGGTGGGCACTCATCAAACACAACAACATTCTCTTGGTATAAGTAATGGTCCGCATCAACAACACCAGTCACACCAGCATCTAAACAACAATACTAACTCGGTAGACAACTCCGGCATACCGTTAGATCAGCTAAAACAAATGCTATCCACACAATTAGAATACTATTTTTCCAG AGAGAATTTAGCCAATGACACCTACTTGTTAACACAAATGGATAGCGATCAGTATGTGCCTATTATTACTGTGGCTAATTTTAATCTTGTAAAGAAGCTTACCAAGGATATAAAGCTCATTACGGAGGTTCTTCGAGAGTCTCCAAATGTGCAAGTAGACGAGGATGGATTGCGTGTGCGCCCAAACCATAAACGTTGCATTAttatcttgcgagaaatttccGAAAATACGCCTGTAGAAGAAGTAAAG AACATTTTCAATAACGAAAATTGCCCACGTGTCATATCATGTGAATTTGCGGGCAATAATTCATGGTATATAACTTTTGAATCAGACGAAGACGCCCAAAAGGCCTTTAAATATTTGAGGGAAGATGTAAAGATGTTCAAG GGAAAGCCAATAATGGCTAGGATGAAGGCGAAACCCTTTATAAATCGGCTGCCAATAGCGCCGGTTGCACCCTTGAAAAATGGGTTTCGAATAACCTCGCCGCCAGCCGCGGTATATGATCCTAATGCAGCAGCGACTGCCGTAGCATACAATACAGCTCCCCAACGATTTGTATATACTACGAATGGTGCCGCAATGACACAAGCTTCGGTACCTTACAATGCTCCCGTTATATTT CAATCTTTCCAACAGCAACAATTCTATCCTGGTATTGTTGCAACAACACCGTGGCCACCGGCGGCTGCTGCGGCAGTAGCAGCAGCCGCTACCACAGCACACGGGCAAAACTTTTATGAATTAGGAAATGTGTTTGCCACTAATGGCTTGACACCACAAGCTGCTGTGCCCACGGCGTACACAACATCTGCTCCACAACAATCTGCTACGCCATTGCCGGCGTCATCGAAAGGGCAAAGCGGCGGCGGTCGCTATAATAACCATCGCAATAACACTAGCAGTGCTGGTGGTGGTGGTCGCAACAAGTTGCGTAGCAAcactgcacaacaacaacaatcacaaccCTTACCGGGTATGATCACTACTCTTGGTAATGTCGTTGGTAGTTTAGTTAGCGTTGTACCAACAATAATGGACCcgcaccaacagcaacaacaatcgcagcagcaacaaaatcaACAGCCTCAGCAtcaaatgcaacaacagcagACGACTTCAAGTCAagtgcaacagcagcagcaagttcagcaatcacaacaacaaccacaaaataatTCAAGGCATTACAATAGTATGAAAAATAGTGGAG GTGGCATTAATAAATCATCTATGGATAAGCCCTATGGTGGAGGCAGCAATATGTCGAGTCACATACATTACGGAACTCAAACACAAGCGAGCGCTGGCCCTTCCCATCACCATGCGTCGTcccagcagcaacagcaaacgAATGCTCTTACTGCTGGTTCACATAACACAACACAAAATCACTACCAATTGCCTTCCGCGACCGCAGCAGTAGCGGCTGCCGCATCTACAAATTTACAACATTCTTCCTTTACGCATGCTACTCCAACCGTATCGGTGCAGCAACAGCATCACcatcatcagcaacaacaagcacattTGCATGGTCAACATGTTGCTGAACTGCAAGACGATGGCGGTGTGTTAGGTATGGGTGCTAGTGGTGAGATGGTtcaacaacagcagcatcaGCAGCAATCATCTCATCCtcatcaacagcaacagcacAGCAGAAGTAATCTGTCTAGTTCAACATCGTCGCTGGCGACGTCGTCGTCTCTTGGTGTCGGTGTGGTGGGGAAGGAGCCGCCAATGCATTGGACTCAGCCGCGACATCGTCGTCGGAGACGTGATGACGACGGCAGCGTTATGACATATACGCCAAGCACTCGACTTGGTGGTGGCGCCGGAGTTAGCGGTGGG CAAGCCTACATTGGTGGTAGCGTATCATCACATCATCAatcgcagcagcagcagcaacaacaacaacaacagcaacagcagcagcagcagcagcaacaacaattacaaacaCAACAATCGTCCAACGCCGGCAATACACTGCAATTATCCTCAAATGTGGGTAATAATAATCCAATGTCGGCACAAAGCAGTGGCGGCGGCGCCGGTGCACATCATGGTCAGCGTGGTGAAGGTGTCCATCATGGTGGCGGTTCAAGTTACAATTCACATCGCGACGAACATCGAGGCGGATACAAAGGCAATAATTACAATCCACACTACAATAGCGGTGGTGGAATGGGCCATCACTCGCAACATTCGGGTGCATCACATCATCACCATCATAGTGGCGGCGGCCCATCACAACAGCACCATCATCACCATTCATCGTCGCATCATACAGGCTCAACGCATCATTATCACCATCATCGCCACGAAGtaggtggtggtggtggtggtggtaacGGTGGTAATGGTGGCCTAAGTGGAGGTGGCACGAATGGTGCTCATGGCATAAGCGATCGCAGCAATGATCGCAGTGGCGGTCATGGACATCACggtcaacagcagcaacagcaacatgtGCCGCCACCACAACCACCACAATTCGATTTAGAAGCAGCAGCTTTTCCGCCACTGCCAG CGACTTCGTCGTCCACAGCTTCCTCCTCGTTAGCGTCTACCGGTGCGGCTTCATCAAATAGTAACGGtagcaccaacaacaataatgttgCGGTGTCTAGTACCAAGCAATCTACGAATTCGACACCACatcatcaacaacagcaacaatctcttcagcagcagcaacaacaacaaccacagcaacaGCAACCATCGCTGCAGTCTTTTGGCGGTGGCGGAAATGACGGAAGTATAAGTGGCAGCGTAGATGTCCAGATGCAAAAGACAAGCTACCTGCAGCAGCAACCCCAAATACAGCAACACAATCAGTGTTTAAGCCCTTCTATTGCTGTACAACAATCTAATAGTTCCTCAACGACGGTAACTGGTGTATCAGCGAGTGTCAGTGGTGGTAGCGGCAGCATTGGCGGCATTGGCAGTAGCCACCAAAACCACAGCAGCGCCAGTGCTGTCGCCAACAACAGTGGCTGGTCCAATGAGAACCGTTTGGCAGATGTTGTGCGTTCTGGCGCGAGCATCGGTGGTAATGGGAAGATTAAATCTCGCAAAGATTCCGCCcacaataacaaacaacaacaacaaaactatcaACAACGTAATACAGGTGCTTGTACCACCATCAGTCCCACCACCACAACGTCCATCGCCGCTACAGAAGGTGCTTTTCCAGCTGATGAACCAAATACTCCATTAGCAGCTACAACAAAGCCAAACATTAAGTCCTCGACATTgcataaacaaaattcaaacgCTAATACAAACTACACAACCACCGCCTCCTCATCCAACAACACTGTGATAAAGTGTCCAACACAATCCAAACAAACCAATGCCTATAGTTTGACTGGCGGCAATACATCATTCGACAGTAATACTG TTGACCACCTTAAACGGAATAACcgtaaat TTAGTGGTGAAAAACCCATAAACAAGACTGAGGATCTGTCTGCTTCCGCGGCAACACAAGAAGCAGGATgtaaacaacagcagcaacatgcTGCCAACGATAACAATGGCAGCAATGAGCTGCATCAGCAACACAATCATCGCGGTAGTGGCAGCAGCGGCCCAAACTCCACATCGGGCGGTATCATCAAAAGCGCTAATGCAGTGCTTTCACCAACATCAGCTACAGCCAGTACGCTCAGCGGCAGTGGCGTTGGCGGAGGCGTAACTAGCAACAGCAGTGCCAGCAATAATGGTCAACAAGCCGTTACATGCAGTGTTGCTACCATGACCACAAATTTCGCCGATTGCAGCCTCAGTAATCACAAGAAACCGCCTGCAGTTGCGGATTTACTAGCCAAAAAGGCAACGCCAAAAGATGCTACGAAGCATAAAAATGCTTCCACATCTACGAACACTGCTTCAATTGAAAACATTGCGGCAGCACAGACGGCCATACCAATTGCGAATGCTACAAGTACGACAAATAATAACAGTTCACGTTTAAGCTATGCGCAAGTGGCTCAACATCACAAGGAACGCGCCGTCGCCGATGGTGGCAGCAAGAGTTCTGAGAATTCTGCTTCAGGCAATGCCTCACCTGTGGCTGTGCCCAATAAAAGCGAACTGTCAACTTCAACGCTGAGCATTAATAAATATGAGACTCCTAATAGCATTAGTGGAGCAGCGGCAGGTGTAGTCAGTGCTGTTATTGTGGCGGCGACAGCGACAACAACAGTGGCGGCAATGCCTTCTTCATCAGCAACAGCTGCTGCTGCATTGCAGTATGTAGAAAAACAAAGTGAAAAACCGTTAGGCTTTGATAAGCAACGTGGCGCAACGACTGTTGGCCAAGCGCTGACGAGTGCAGCCGCCGGCACCACTGTTGCAGGCAACAATAGCGGCAGTGGCGGTGGTGGCAACAACACAGGTGCTGTGATTAACAGCGGAAGTAATGTGGTGACATTACGTGCTGAAATTTCCAAAGATAAAG ATGCTTTACGCGAGAATCGCCAAAGCACCGGCAGCAATAATAGCGGAAGCAGTGGCTTCAGTAGTAGCGGGGCCATCAGCAATAATGCGGCGACCCAATCCACTCTAACGACGAGTGCACGCAATCGCATCAACGAAGGCAAAGAGAAGAATGTGCGTGAACGACACGACACTGCCGAAAGCAGCAGTAGCGGGCGAAAGTCGGGACGTAATTAA